AGTCGCCCTTCGACGCTGCTCAGGGTGACGGATGGTGAATATTATGGTCATCCCGAGCCAGTCGAGGGATATGGATTAACGAAGGGCAGTTATATACATCGCCCTTCGACGGTGCTCAGGGTGACGGATGGTGAATATTATGGTCATCCCGAGCCAGTCGAGGGATGCAGGGAAAATAAACGGAGGACGGGATGGAAAAGGAAATCATCGATATGAAAATCGACATCTACGAGGAGAACCAGAAACTCGGCGAAAAAATCCGCGCGGGGTTGTCGAAACGGAAAATCCTGTCGGTGAATATCCTCGGGAGCGCCGGCGCGGGAAAGACCTCCACCCTCGTGCGTGTGATCGAGCGTCTCAGGGGTATCCCGGTCACGGTGATCGAGGGCGACCTTGAAACGGATATCGACACCCGGAAGCTCCAATCCCTCGGTATCGACGCGTACCAGATCAATACCAACGGTATCTGTCATCTCGACTCTCCTATGATCGAGGCGATCCTCAGGAAGAAGGATATCCCGGACGGCGCGATACTGTTTGTCGAGAATATCGGGAATCTCGTTTGTCCCGCCGATTTCGATATCGGCGAGCATGTCCGTATTGTTATCAGTTCTGTGCCGGAGGGGAGCGACAAACCCTACAAATATCCGGTGATCTTCCAGCACGCGTCGGCGGTAGTCCTGAACAAATCCGACCTCGCGCCGTATATCGACTTCGATCTGCCGTACTTCGTCGAGGGGGTGAAGGTCATGTGCCCGGGTTCGCCGCTTTTCGAGGTGTCGGCGAAGAACGACGCCGGGTTCGACGCGCTCGCGGAGTGGATAATCGCCGAACGGGAGAGGATCCTGCAAATCTGATATATCCCCCGAAGTATTCCCGCCCTATATTTGAGAAAACTCCTGTTCCGGGTTATATTATTAGGGCG
Above is a genomic segment from Brevinematales bacterium containing:
- the hypB gene encoding hydrogenase nickel incorporation protein HypB, yielding MEKEIIDMKIDIYEENQKLGEKIRAGLSKRKILSVNILGSAGAGKTSTLVRVIERLRGIPVTVIEGDLETDIDTRKLQSLGIDAYQINTNGICHLDSPMIEAILRKKDIPDGAILFVENIGNLVCPADFDIGEHVRIVISSVPEGSDKPYKYPVIFQHASAVVLNKSDLAPYIDFDLPYFVEGVKVMCPGSPLFEVSAKNDAGFDALAEWIIAERERILQI